The nucleotide sequence CCGGGTGCTAAACCCCATGGGTTGACGAGATTGGCGTCCGTCGCCCCGGCTTCTCCCGAGACGTCGGCCACCAGGTCGACTTGAGTGAAGTTGTTCTGAGCGAAAGCGTCGAGAGGAATAGCGAATAGACACAAGACCGCGAGCAGAGTCGCGAGCTTCGTTCGCATGAGCGACCTCCGTGGCAAGATGCGGCAGCAAGATGCAGTTCAGGCGCGAGCCGCGGAGGCCTCGGCGGTGAGGCTGAGCGGGGGCTTGGAGAGAGGTGCAACCTCGGGTTTCGAGCCCCTGCCGCGACTGCGACCTAAAAACCCTAGAGCCTGTTTCGGCCGCGAAAATCGGGTGAAATCCGTATGACCCACGGCAGGCATACGTCGCCCTCGGCGGAGGCTACAATCGATCACGCGTGATGCATCGCCCGGGCGAAGGCCCGGTACCGTGATCCAACGATTAGAGCCGCAGGTTCTTAGGAGCGCGTGCATGAACTTCAGATCGCATTTCTATCGATTCTCCAAGTGGGCTGCGCGCGCGGTGGGGCAGCCCATGGCGTTCGTCCTGGCCGTCTTCGTCGTGGCGGCCTGGGCGGTGTCCGGCAAGTTCTTTGGCTTCAGCGACACGTGGCAGCTGGTCATCAACACCGGCACGACGATCGTCACCTTCCTGATGGTGTTCCTGATCCAGAACACCCAGAACCGCGAAGGCGAAGCGATGCAGATCAAGCTCGACGAGCTGCTGCGCGCGGTGGAGGGCGCGCATCTGGCACTGCTGGATCTGGAGGAGCTGACCGAAGACGAGCTGGACGTGATGAAGGGTCGCTACGCCGAGCTGGCGAAGAAGGCGCGCAGCGATCTGCGCAAGGGCCGGAAGGACTCGGGCACTCCCGAAGTCAAAGCGAGCGCGAAGGATCCGGCGTGATCGATGTCAGGGACGATGCAAGACAGACTGCCCGGCGGCAGTCTCGAGCTACGGCATCGGCACGCCGAGCCGGGCGAACGCCCACAAGCCGAGCTGCATGACCGCGAAGCTCGCAAGGCCGGCGATCGTGTCGTCGCCGACGATGCCCCAGCCGCCCGGCCACGCCTGCGACTCCCTCGCCCCGAGGGGCTTCCACACGTCGAACAGCCGGAAGAGGAGGAACGCGGCGAGGAATGCCTGCCAGGTGTGCGGGACGAGCAGCAGCGCGATGCTCTGACCGATCACCTCGTCGATGACGATCGGGTGGGCGTCGTGGCCGAGATCTTTCTCGGCGTACGTGCAGATCGGCACCGCGATCAGGCCACCCACGACGATCGCCGCGATCGCCCACGGCAGCGGCGGGACCGGCAGGAACCAGCCGATCACCGTGACCACCAGGCTCGCCAGCGTGGCGCAGGCGATCGGGAAGTAGCCGATGGGACCGAGTGTGGCGAGGAAGTGAATCAGCCGCTTCATGCGCGCGGCGATGAAGACTCGGTGAGCTCGGGCTGCGAGAGCCGGGCGAGGACGGCCTTGCACATCGAGCGCAGGGTCTCGGACACGCCGCGCCCCTGGCTGGCGATCGCTTCGAAGTCGGGCGCGCCGCCGGGATTGAGCTGCGCGCGCATGCGGTCGACCGGGATCGCTCCGGGCAGGTCGCGCTTGTTCCACTGGAACACGCGCGGGAGTCTGCGCAGCTGGTCGCCGGAGAGTCCGAGCGTCACCAGGTTGGTGGCGAGGTCCTCGAGCGACTCACGATTCGCCAGCTCGCGACCCGGCCCCGAATCCGCGACGAAGACCAGGCCATCGAGCCCCTGCAGCACGGCGCGCCGCGAGAGCCGGTAGTACGACTGTCCAGGCACCGTGTAGAGGTGAAACCGAGTGGCGAAGCCCGCGACCGTGCCCAGATCAATGGGCAGAAAGTCGAAGAACAGCGTGCGCTCGTGATCCGTCGAGATCGACACCAGCCTGCCGCGCCGCTCGGCCGGCAATCGCTCGTGCAGGCACTTCAGGTTGGTGGTCTTCCCTCCCAACCCGGGCCCGTAGTAGACGATCTTGAAGTGAATCTCGCGCGCCCGATGGTTGACGAGGGCCATGACAGTCCTAGGCGGTCTTGGGGGAACCGAGTGGAGTGGGGCTCGGGTTGTCTTGCGGCGCTCAGTCGCCGAACAGTGCGTCGACCTCGCGCCCCGCGGCATCCGCGAAGGCCCTAGCGTCGTTGGTTGGCTCGACCAGTCCCACCTTTTCGAACAGACCCGCGAAGACCGGATCCAGGATGGCCACCGCCCGATTGGCGCGGAACCGCACCAGGCCGAGCGTGCTGCGCCGATCGAACACCGTGCACATGATGACCCGATCAGCGAGCAGACAGGAGTAAACGGTGCGCGTCGGCCCTTCGCTCACCACCGCGTTGACGCCGTTTTCCCCGAGCAGCCGCGTGAGCTCCGCGTTGGCCGTGAAGTCGGCGGCGATCAGGCTGGCGAATGCGGTGACGTCGAAGTCCGCGCTACGTCCGGCCGTGGTGATCAACTGGCCGGATCGGTCCACCAGGTGGACGGAGAGGGCATTGGTGCGCTCGAGCAAGTCGAACAGCACCTGATCGATCGCTCGAAAATCCTTTTCGAACAGAGTCCATTGAGCCATGGAACCCCCGGCTTTGGGCCGCGGTGGCACCGTGAGGAACTCAGGGCACGTCCTTGTTCCGGGGCAGACGATTAGCACCGGAAGGCCGGAGGAGCAAGTGAAGATTGGAGATGACTCGGAATCAGGGATGGGCCTTGGAAACCCGGGGCGGCTGGTGGGTGCCGAGGGTCCCGTGGGCCATCTCGACATCGTGCTCGTCCTCGATCTCCCCGACGATCTCCTCGATGACGTCCTCGAGCGTGACGATCCCAATGAACCGGGTGTCCGCGTCACGGACGACCGCCATCGGCCGACGCTCGCGCCGGAAGATGCGAAGCAACCGGTCGAGAGGCTGGTCGGGGCTCACGAAGAGAGGCGGGTAAATGGCGTCCATCAGGATCACGAGGCCTCTGAGACTGAACAGATGGAACAGGTCCTTGGTATTGACGATCCCGACGATGTTGTCGACCGACCCTTCCCAGACCGGCATGCGCGTATGGGCGGTCTCGCGGGCGGTCTCGAGGATTTCCTCCTCGGTGGCCTTGATCGAGAGCGTCACGACCTTCTCGCGGGGAACCATGATGTCCTTCACCGTCTTCTCGGAAAGCTCGAAGACGTTGCGCGCGTAGCTGGCCTCGTCGGGCGTGATGGCGCCCGCCTCCTGGCTCTCATCCACCAGCATGCTGATCTCGTCGGCCGAATGGACCAGCTGTTCGTGCGACTGGGGCGGCAGCCGCAGCAATCGGACGAAGAAATTGCTCGATCCGCCGATGAACCGGATGAAAGGCCGAAAGACCCGGCCAAACGTCAGCAGGATTCCGGTGACGAGCAGCGCCACGTCCTCGGAGCGCTGAATGGCCAGGGCCTTGGGCGCCTGCTCGCCGAGCACCACGTGCAGGTAGGTCAGCATCAGGTACGCGAGCGTCACTGCGACGATGTGCGAGAGCGCGAAGCCCCAGACGTCGGGCAGCGCGCTGAAAAGCGGCGACATGAGATGGGCCAGGGCCGGCTCGCCGATCCATCCCAGCGCCAGGCTCGCGAAGGTGATGCCGAGCTGGCAGGCGGCGATGGCGTCGTTCATGTGCTCGAGCGCCGTGCTCACGGCCTTGGCGCCGAAGCGTCCGCGCGCGATCAGCTCCTCGACGCGGGTCCAGCGCACCGTGACGAGCGCGAACTCCGCGGCCACGAAGAAGGCGTTGAGCGCGAGCAGGACGAGAACTGCGCTCAGCCGAAGGACGTCGTTGAGGTAGCTCGGCATGGGCGGCTATTCGAGCTCGCGACGCCCCTCCAGGGCGCGCGCGAGCGTCACCAGGTCCGAGTACTCGAGATCCGACCCCATGGGAACGCCGCGGGCGATGCGGGTGACCTTGACGCCGAGCGGCGCGAGCAGGCGCGAGAGATAGAGCGCGGTCGCCTCGCCGGTGACGTTGGGGTTGGTGGCCAGGATCACCTCGGCGATTCCTGGCTCTCCCCCGGGCGGCGGCTGCAGGCGCTGGAGCAGCGGCTGGATGCGCAGGTCCTCGGGCGTGGTGCCATCGAGCGGCGACAGCGCGCCACCGAGCACGTGGTACCGCCCGCGAAACGTCCCGGTGCGCTCGAAGGCCAGCACGTCGACCGGCTGCTCGACGACGCACAGGAGGGAGCCGTCACGCCGCGGGTCTTCGCAGATCAGGCAGGGGTCGCTGTCGCTGAAGTTCCCGCACACGTTGCAGAAGCCAACCTGCTCCTTGACCACGCGAATCGCCTCGGCGAGGCGCAACGCTTCGTCCTTGGGCATCTTGAGCAGGTGCATGGCCAGACGTTGCGCGCTCTTCTGGCCGATGGTGGGAAGCTTCTTCAGCTCCTCCACGAGGAGCTCGAGGTACTTGGAGCTGTACATGCAGAGGGGGCTAGAAAGGCAGGTTGATCCCGCCGGTGAGCCCGCCCAATGCCTCCTTCATGTGCGCTTCGGAAGTGCGCTGCGCCTCACCGATCGCGGTGAGCACCAGGTCCTCGAGCAGCGACGCGTCCTCCTTGAGCGCCTCGGGCTGGATGGTGATCTCGATCAGCTTCTGCTTGCCGTCCACCACCGCTTTGACCAGGCCGCCGCCGGCGCTGGCTTCGAAGCGCTCGGCGGCCAGGCGCTCCTGCACCTCGCCCATCTGCTTCTGGATCTTCTGCGCCTGCTTGACCAGATCGCCGAAGCTCTTCATGGCGTGTTCCTCCCGGCATCACCGGACGGTTGGATCAGATCTCCTTCGAACCACGCGATCGCTCGATCGACGAGCGGCTTGAGATCGGCGGCGCGCGGGCGCTCGGCGGGCGCGGTCTCGATCACGCAGGAGAGCGCGAGCGTCTTCTGGAACGTGTCGGTCATCACCCGCTCGACCATCGCGCGATTCTCCTGCTCGTCGACCACCGAGCGGTGCAGGGAATCCATGGCCAGCAGCAGCGCGCGTGACGTGACGCCGACCAACCGGCTCTCCTGGAGGAACGCGCCGAGCATCCGCTTCTGGGCGTTGATGGTCTCCACCACGGTGCGCCAACTCTCTTCGATCTCGGAGTCGAGCCGTGGCGCATCGTCGTCGATCACGGCGGTCGCGGTCGCCGCGGCGGCGATCTCGCGGACCATGGCCGCCGCCTTGGGCGGGGATTGCGAAGGACTCGCTGCTCCTGGCGCCACCGTGCGAGCGGGAGCCGAGCGTGTCGGCGCGGGCGCGCGCACGCTGGAAGGCTCGGCCGGAGAGGCGCCTCCCGCCGATCTCGCACTGCCGCCACCCGCCAGCCGCTTCTCCAGCGCCTCGAGACGCTGGAGGAGCTGAGCCAGCGTCTCCCCCGGCTCGAGCGTCGCCATCTGCATGACCGCCGCCTCGAGGTGAACCATGGGCTGGGACGCGTCGCGCATCGGAAAGTGCAGGTCGGCGGCGATCTTCATGAGGCGCAGCAGGTCGTGCTCGCTCCAGCCGGACGCCTGCGAGCGCAGCCGCTCGAGCTCTTCAGTGGTCGCGGGCACCAGCTCCGCGGCCGCCGGATCGACCTTGAGCACCAGCAGGTGCCGCAGGTGCTCGGCCAGCCCCTGCGCCAGCTCCATGGGGTCGATGCCCTTCTCGAAGGCCTGGTGGAGGGCGGTGAGTGTCCCTTTCGGGTCGTGGCTGACGATCGATTCCACCAATTGGAAGTAGGCCTCGCGATCCGCGATTCCCAGGACGCGCCGCACCAGCTCCTCGTCGATCTTCGCTTCACCGGCCGACACCACCTGGTCGAGCGCGCTGACCGCGTCGCGCATCGAGCCCTCGGACTTCTGCGCGATCAGCAGCGCGGCGCCTTCGGTGAGGTCGAAGTGCAGGCCTTCCGGATCCTTGGCTTCGCGGGCCACGATGTCGCGCAGCCGGCCCACCACCTTGCGCAGCGGGACGCGCGCAAAGTCGAAGCGCTGCGTGCGCGAGCGGATGGTGTCGGGCAACTTCTGCGGATCGGTGGTGGCGAAGATGAACACCAGGTGCGGCGGAGGCTCCTCGAGCGTCTTGAGCAGCGCGGCGAAGGCGTCGTTCGAGAGCTGGTGCACCTCGTCGATGATC is from Candidatus Eisenbacteria bacterium and encodes:
- a CDS encoding low affinity iron permease family protein translates to MNFRSHFYRFSKWAARAVGQPMAFVLAVFVVAAWAVSGKFFGFSDTWQLVINTGTTIVTFLMVFLIQNTQNREGEAMQIKLDELLRAVEGAHLALLDLEELTEDELDVMKGRYAELAKKARSDLRKGRKDSGTPEVKASAKDPA
- a CDS encoding phosphatidylglycerophosphatase A, with protein sequence MKRLIHFLATLGPIGYFPIACATLASLVVTVIGWFLPVPPLPWAIAAIVVGGLIAVPICTYAEKDLGHDAHPIVIDEVIGQSIALLLVPHTWQAFLAAFLLFRLFDVWKPLGARESQAWPGGWGIVGDDTIAGLASFAVMQLGLWAFARLGVPMP
- a CDS encoding gliding-motility protein MglA, translating into MALVNHRAREIHFKIVYYGPGLGGKTTNLKCLHERLPAERRGRLVSISTDHERTLFFDFLPIDLGTVAGFATRFHLYTVPGQSYYRLSRRAVLQGLDGLVFVADSGPGRELANRESLEDLATNLVTLGLSGDQLRRLPRVFQWNKRDLPGAIPVDRMRAQLNPGGAPDFEAIASQGRGVSETLRSMCKAVLARLSQPELTESSSPRA
- a CDS encoding hemolysin family protein produces the protein MPSYLNDVLRLSAVLVLLALNAFFVAAEFALVTVRWTRVEELIARGRFGAKAVSTALEHMNDAIAACQLGITFASLALGWIGEPALAHLMSPLFSALPDVWGFALSHIVAVTLAYLMLTYLHVVLGEQAPKALAIQRSEDVALLVTGILLTFGRVFRPFIRFIGGSSNFFVRLLRLPPQSHEQLVHSADEISMLVDESQEAGAITPDEASYARNVFELSEKTVKDIMVPREKVVTLSIKATEEEILETARETAHTRMPVWEGSVDNIVGIVNTKDLFHLFSLRGLVILMDAIYPPLFVSPDQPLDRLLRIFRRERRPMAVVRDADTRFIGIVTLEDVIEEIVGEIEDEHDVEMAHGTLGTHQPPRVSKAHP
- the recR gene encoding recombination mediator RecR, which translates into the protein MYSSKYLELLVEELKKLPTIGQKSAQRLAMHLLKMPKDEALRLAEAIRVVKEQVGFCNVCGNFSDSDPCLICEDPRRDGSLLCVVEQPVDVLAFERTGTFRGRYHVLGGALSPLDGTTPEDLRIQPLLQRLQPPPGGEPGIAEVILATNPNVTGEATALYLSRLLAPLGVKVTRIARGVPMGSDLEYSDLVTLARALEGRRELE
- a CDS encoding YbaB/EbfC family nucleoid-associated protein, with product MKSFGDLVKQAQKIQKQMGEVQERLAAERFEASAGGGLVKAVVDGKQKLIEITIQPEALKEDASLLEDLVLTAIGEAQRTSEAHMKEALGGLTGGINLPF
- the dnaX gene encoding DNA polymerase III subunit gamma/tau; this translates as MAHRALALKYRPQTFADLVGQEHVSTVLARAVESGRVAHAYLFTGARGVGKTTSARILAKALNCETRDSKGDKAAPEPCNTCTSCVEITSGVSLDVAEIDGASNRGIADVQALREKVRFSPTGGRHRVVIIDEVHQLSNDAFAALLKTLEEPPPHLVFIFATTDPQKLPDTIRSRTQRFDFARVPLRKVVGRLRDIVAREAKDPEGLHFDLTEGAALLIAQKSEGSMRDAVSALDQVVSAGEAKIDEELVRRVLGIADREAYFQLVESIVSHDPKGTLTALHQAFEKGIDPMELAQGLAEHLRHLLVLKVDPAAAELVPATTEELERLRSQASGWSEHDLLRLMKIAADLHFPMRDASQPMVHLEAAVMQMATLEPGETLAQLLQRLEALEKRLAGGGSARSAGGASPAEPSSVRAPAPTRSAPARTVAPGAASPSQSPPKAAAMVREIAAAATATAVIDDDAPRLDSEIEESWRTVVETINAQKRMLGAFLQESRLVGVTSRALLLAMDSLHRSVVDEQENRAMVERVMTDTFQKTLALSCVIETAPAERPRAADLKPLVDRAIAWFEGDLIQPSGDAGRNTP